The following proteins are encoded in a genomic region of Iodidimonas sp. SYSU 1G8:
- a CDS encoding aromatic ring-hydroxylating dioxygenase subunit alpha — protein sequence MMSEEKNRLITQTGAGTGGGTLLRRYWQPVALSLELDGPRPVKPVRVLGENLVLFRDEAGQIGLIDRHCPHRAADLAYGRLEDGGLRCLFHGWLFGVDGRCLDTPAEPAHRKLHERIRARAYPVRERGGIIFAYLGDREPPAFPALDCFSAPESHIFAFKGLMECNWLQALEVGIDPAHASFLHRFFHDEGADDTYGRQFRANSANSDMPMTRVLRDYPRPRIDVERSEIGLRLSARREIDGGHTHIRVTNLLFPQAFVIPMSPEMTITQWHVPVDDENCYWYAIFTSFTGPVDKEEMRRQRLQLYTLPDYRPRVGRHNAYGYDLGEQLAQTYTGMGHDINVHDQWAVESQGRIQDRTRENLGTTDKGIVAYRRLLMAEIRKASAGEPVLLEIGEAEAAAITGPATIDGIGPTDEWETYWRDADRTRREAAPWFPAPAEEASAR from the coding sequence ATGATGAGCGAGGAGAAGAACAGGCTGATCACCCAGACCGGGGCAGGCACGGGCGGCGGAACCCTGCTGCGCCGCTACTGGCAGCCTGTGGCGCTTTCGCTCGAACTGGACGGCCCGCGTCCGGTCAAGCCGGTCCGGGTGCTGGGCGAGAACCTGGTATTGTTCCGCGACGAGGCGGGACAGATCGGCCTGATCGACCGCCATTGCCCGCACCGGGCGGCGGATTTGGCCTATGGCAGGCTTGAAGATGGCGGCCTGCGCTGCCTGTTCCACGGCTGGCTGTTCGGCGTCGATGGGCGCTGCCTCGACACGCCCGCCGAGCCGGCGCACCGCAAACTTCACGAGCGTATCCGGGCCCGCGCCTACCCGGTCCGGGAGAGGGGCGGCATCATTTTCGCCTATCTGGGCGACCGGGAACCGCCCGCTTTCCCCGCCCTTGACTGCTTTTCGGCACCGGAAAGCCACATTTTCGCCTTCAAAGGGCTCATGGAATGCAACTGGTTGCAGGCTTTGGAGGTCGGAATCGACCCGGCGCACGCCTCGTTCCTGCACCGCTTCTTCCATGACGAGGGCGCCGACGACACATACGGCCGACAGTTCCGCGCGAACTCCGCGAACAGCGACATGCCCATGACTCGGGTGCTGCGCGACTACCCTCGACCGCGCATCGACGTGGAGCGTTCGGAGATCGGGCTGCGGCTCAGCGCGCGGCGGGAGATCGACGGGGGGCACACCCATATCCGGGTGACCAATCTGCTGTTCCCGCAGGCGTTCGTCATTCCCATGTCGCCGGAGATGACGATCACCCAGTGGCATGTGCCGGTGGATGACGAGAACTGCTACTGGTACGCCATCTTCACCAGCTTCACCGGGCCGGTGGACAAGGAGGAGATGCGCCGCCAGCGGCTGCAGCTCTATACCCTGCCCGATTATCGCCCGCGCGTCGGGCGGCACAATGCCTATGGCTACGATCTGGGCGAGCAGCTGGCGCAGACCTATACGGGCATGGGCCACGACATCAACGTCCACGACCAGTGGGCGGTGGAATCGCAGGGGCGCATTCAGGACCGGACGCGCGAGAACCTGGGCACGACGGACAAGGGCATCGTCGCCTACCGGCGGCTGCTGATGGCGGAAATCCGCAAGGCCTCGGCCGGTGAGCCGGTGCTGCTGGAGATCGGCGAGGCCGAGGCCGCCGCGATCACCGGGCCGGCGACCATCGACGGGATCGGCCCGACCGACGAGTGGGAGACGTACTGGCGCGACGCCGACCGCACCCGGCGCGAGGCCGCGCCCTGGTTCCCCGCTCCCGCCGAGGAAGCCAGCGCCCGATGA